The Acidimicrobiia bacterium sequence GGTACGTACTCCTCCACGAGCAGCGGCCCGTCGACGATCGCGCGAATGCGCTCGGCCGCGACGGTCGCGGCCACCACGTCGTCGGCTCGGATCACGCCCCGGCTGGCCGAGAGGCCGACCGGCTTCAGCACGCACGGGAACCCGATGTCCTCCGCTGCGTCAGCGATGCGCGAGAGACGCTCGACGACCCGGAACCGGGGCTGAGGGATCCCCGCCCGGGCAAGGGCGTCGCGCATCACCGACTTGTCTCGAGTCGCCGAGACCGCGGCGGGGTCGTTGTGCGGCAATCCGAGCCGCTCCCCTGCTGCTGCTGCCACTTCCACGCCTTGGTCGTCGACCGCCACCACCGCGGCGATGGGCGAGCGCCCGTGGAGCGCGACGATGGCGTCGACCGCGGCGACGATGTCCGACAGCGGCACCACGACGGCCCGGTCGCCCATATCGCCCGCCATCGCTTGCGGCTCCTCGGAGCCCACGACGACCTCGACCCCGAGCCGCGTGGCGGCTCGGACGAAATCGCTCGCCCGGTAGGTCGACGTGGGAAGCAGGAGAAGAACGCGAGTCACGGACCTATCATGGCGCGCATGACGTCCGAAACTGCGAGCCCGATCCTCACCGTCACCGACGACGCGCTGGCCAAGGTGCTCGATGTGCGCGCGGCAGAGTCCGATCCCGAGTCCCTCGTGTTGTGGGTCGAGGTGAGCGGGCAGCAGGCCGGCGCCTACACGTACCTCATGGAGTTCCGCACCGAGTCCGAGCTCGACGACGACGTCGCCATCCAGCACCACGACGACGTGTCGGTCGCGATCCCTGCCGACAGCGTCGACTCGTTGCGAGGCGCCACGCTGGAGCTGAGCGGTGGCGGCATGGTCATGCAGAACCCCAACCGCCCCGCGCCGGTCACACCGTTCTCACCCGCTGTCGATCCCAACCGCCCGCACGCCGACCTGTCGGGCGAGGTCTCCCAGCGTGTCATGCAGGTGCTCGAGCAGGAGATCAATCCCGCGATCGCCGCGCACGGTGGGCAAGCGGAGCTCGTCGCCGTCGAAGGCTCGATCGCGTACCTGCGCCTGTCGGGTGGCTGCCAGGGCTGCGGCCTCGCGGCGGTCACGCTCAGCCAGGGCATCGAGGTCGCCATCCTCGATTCGGTTCCCGAGATCACCGAAGTGATCGACGTCACCGACCACGCTTCCGGCGCCAACCCCTTCTACGAAGCAGCGAAGAAGTAACTCCACCCTCCAACTTGCGTCGTTCATGGCTGCTCTACGACCCTGAACGACGCCGATTCGGTTTCGGGGCTAGTCGAATCTTCGGGCGTCTTCCGCGGCGTAGAGGGCGACGGTGGT is a genomic window containing:
- a CDS encoding NifU family protein, whose amino-acid sequence is MTSETASPILTVTDDALAKVLDVRAAESDPESLVLWVEVSGQQAGAYTYLMEFRTESELDDDVAIQHHDDVSVAIPADSVDSLRGATLELSGGGMVMQNPNRPAPVTPFSPAVDPNRPHADLSGEVSQRVMQVLEQEINPAIAAHGGQAELVAVEGSIAYLRLSGGCQGCGLAAVTLSQGIEVAILDSVPEITEVIDVTDHASGANPFYEAAKK